The Actinomycetota bacterium genome includes the window GGCCGTGAGGGTGGGGCAGGAGGACGGTTCGACGGCCACCAGCCGCACCCCGTCGTCGGGGACGAACGGCAGGGCGATCCCCCCCAGGTTGGACCCGCCCCCGCAGCAGCCGATGACCACCGACGGGGCGTCCTCGCCGGCGGCCGCCAACTGCTCCTTGGCCTCGATACCGATGACCGTCTGGTGCAGCAGCACGTGGTTGAGCACCGACCCCAGGGCGTAGTGGGTGTCGTCGCGTGTGGCGGCGTCGCGCACGGCGTCGCTGATGGCCATGCCCAGAGAACCGGGGTGGCCGGGCTGGTCGACGGGCGAGGGCTCCACCGAGCCGCCCCAGGTCTCCATCATCACCCGCCGGTAGGGCTTCTGGTCGTACGACGCCCTGACCATGTACACCTTGCACTCCATCGAGAACAGGGCGCAGGCGAACGACAGGGCACTCCCCCACTGGCCCGCCCCCGTCTCGGTGGCCAGCCGCTCGACACCCTCGGCCTTGTTGTAGAAGGCCTGGGCCACAGCCGTGTTGGGCTTGTGGGAGCCGGCCGGGGAGACCGACTCGTCCTTGTACCAGATGTGGGCCGGGGTACCCAGGGCCTCCTCCAGCCGGTAGGCCCGGCGCAGGGGGGTCGGCCGCCACAGCCGGAGCACGTCGAGCACCTCACCGGGGATGTCGACCCAGGGCTCGGCGGTGACCTCCTGGCCGATCAGGGCCATGGGGAACAGGGGGGCCAGGTCGTCAGGACCGACGGGCTGGCGGGTGCCGGGGTGCAGGGGCGGGTCGAGGGGCGCCGGCAGGTGGGGCATGACGTTGAACCACGCCTGGGGGACCTCGGTCATCTATCGGCCTCCTTTGAGCTCTCGGACAGCAGTGGACGGGTCGGGAGAGGTGACCAGCGACTCCCCCACGAGCACGGCGTCGAAGCCGTCGGCCACGTCGGCCGCCGAGCGGATACCCGACTCGGCCACGGCCACGACGCCCGGGGGGATCGACGGCCGCAGGCGGGCGGCCAGGGAACGGTCGATCTCGAACGTGCGCAGGTCGCGCTGGTTGACCCCGACGATCGTGGCCCCGGCGTCGAGGGCGCGGGCCAGCTCGACCCCGTCGTGGACCTCGACCAGGGCGGCCAGCCCCAGCTCGCGGGCCAGGGCCGAGAACAGCACGAGCTCGGCATCGGACAGGGCGGCCACGATCAGCAGCACGGCGTCGGCCCCCATTGCCCGGGCGTCGGCCAGGTCGCGGGGGTCGACGGTGAAGTCCTTGCGCAGCACCGGCAGGCCTGAGGCGTGGCGGGCGGCCGCCAGGTCGGCCGGCGAACCGCCGAAGTAGTCGTGGTCGGTGAGCACCGACAGGGCGTCGGCCCCGCCCCCGGCGTAGGCCTCGGCCACCTCGGCGGGGTCGAGGTCGGGCGCCAGGGCACCTTTGGACGGGGACCGGCGCTTGACCTCGGCGATCACCGACAGGCCGGGACGGGCCAGGGCGGCCCGGAAGTCGCGCACCGCGGGCGCCCCCTCGACCTGGGCCAGGAGCCCGTCGAGGTCACGGCTGTCCTCGGCCGCTGCCCGGCGGTGGGCGGCCACGATCTCGGCGAGCACCCCGCCAGGCTACGTAAGCCACGAGGGTGGCCGCCCGCGGCTAGCGAGGCGTGCCATCCTCGCGACCGATGACGGCCGAGCCGGGCACGATCGTGGTGGTCGAGGACGACCCCAACATCGCCGACCTGGTCGAGATTTACCTGCGCCAGGAGGGGTTCCGGGTCGTGCAGGCGGCCGACGGCGAGCGGGCGCTGGCGGCCGTGCGCGACCACCGGCCCCGGCTGGTCGTGCTCGATGTGGGGCTGCCGGGTGGGAGCGACGGGCTCGACGTGTGCCGCCGCCTGCGCAGCCAGGGCGACCACGTACCCGTCCTCATGCTCACGGCCCGCGACGGCGAGATCGACCGCGTCCTGGGGCTGGAGCTGGGGGCCGACGACTACGTCACCAAGCCGTTCGCCCCCCGGGAACTGGTCGCCCGGGTGAGGGCCATCCTGCGCCGGGCGGACGGGCCCCGGGACCGGGACGGGCGGCCGTGCTGGCCGCCGGTGAGGTCGAGGTCGACACCGGCCGGCGAGAGGCCCGGGTCGGGGGCGAGGTGGTGGCCCTCGCCACCCGGGAGTTCGACCTGCTGCGCTACCTGGCCGAGAACGCCGGGCTCGCCCTCTCCCGCCAGCAGATCCTCGACGCCGTCTGGGGCGCGGGCTGGTTCGGCGACGAGCGCACGGTCGACGTCCACGTCCGCCAGCTCCGCAAGAAGCTGGGCCCGGCCCTGCCCTTGGCCACCGTCTGGGGCGTGGGGTACCGGCTCGGGTGAGCGGGCCATGAGGCGCCGCATCACGTCCACCATGGTGGGGGTCGTGGCCGCCTCCCTGCTGGTGGCCATGCTGGGCACCGCCCTGCTCGTGCGCCGCCAGGCCCGGGCCGACACGGCCGCCGACCTGCGCCGCCAGGCCACGGCCATCGCCCAGCGGCTGGAGGACGTCCAGCGGCCCCAGGTGCTGGCCGCCCTCAACGTCGCCCTGCGCCTCGACGACCTGCGGGTCGTGTGCTTCGGGGCCGCGTGCCGGCCCGGGCCGGTCGGGACAGGCGAGCTCCCCGCCGGCCTGTCCCGCGACGACGTCGACCTCGACCGCCTGCGGGCCGGGGAGACGGTAAGCGGGCGGCGCGGGACGCTGGCCTTCGCCACCGCCGGGGCGCGCACCGAAGCCCGGCCCGGCAGCGGGGAGGCGCTGCTGGTGGTGGTGCTCACCCGGCGGGTCGACGCCAGCCTGCCCGGCGGGCTGTGGTTCGTGGGGGTGGCGGCCCTGACCCTGGCCGCCGCGGCCGCCGCGGCGGCCGACCTGGCCCGGCGCCTGACCCGCCCCCTGCGAGAGGCCCAGGCTGCCACCCGGCGCATCGCCGCCGGCGACCTGACGGCCCGGGTACCCGTCGTCGGGCCGGCCGAGAGCACCCGCGGCGAGGCTGACGAACTGGCCGCCCTGGGCCGGTCGATCAACACCATGGCTGCCAGCCTGGAGAGGTCCCGGGGCCTGGAACGCCAGTTCCTGCTGTCGGTGTCCCACGACCTACGGACGCCCCTCACGTCGGTACGGGGCTACGCCGAGGCCCTGGCCGAAGGGCGGGCCACCGACCCGGCCCACGCCGCCGAGGTGATCCTGAGCGAGGCCCGCCGGCTCGAACGCCTGGTCGGCGACCTGCTGGAGCTGGCCCGGCTGGACGCTCGCCGCTTCGGGCTCGACCTGCGGGCCACCGACGTGGCCGAGGTGGTGGCCGACACCGCCGAGGGGTTCCGGCCCGCGGCCGAGGCTGCGGGCGTGGCCCTGGCCGTGCACGCTCCCGCCTCGGCCGAGCGGGCCAGTGCCGACCCCGACCGCCTGGCCCAGGTAGTGGCCAACCTGGTCGAGAACGCCCTCAAGTACGCCTCCTCGGCCATCGAGGTCGGCTGCGACGGCCGGCGCCTGTGGGTGGCCGACGACGGCCCGGGCATCGACCCCGACGACCTGGCCCACGTGTTCGAACCGTTCTGGCGCTCGGCCCGTCCCGAGACCCGTCCCGTGGGCACGGGCCTGGGCCTGGCCATCGTCCACGAGCTGGTCGAGGCCATGGGCGGCGAGGTGGCGGCCGCGGCCTCCCCCGCAGGCGGCACCCAGGTCACAGTCACCCTCCGCCCCTGGGCCTGAACCTCCGGGCCCCGAGACACTTGGTCAGCCCGGGCAGTTGGGCAAGGCGATAGGCAGGCGGACGGCGCCGATCACCACGTCGGCCCGGGGCGTCCCGGGCGTCGTGCAGCGGGCCCGGAAGCTGGCCCGCCCGGCGGCGTCGGTGACCGCTCGGTCCGAGCCCTCGACCCCGAAGGCGGCGCTGGGCACGAGTTGGACGTTGACCTGGGGCCGGGAGGTGCCGCTCAGGGTGCCGTCGGCCGCCACCACGCCGCTGTAGAGGGTCACGGTGACCGTGAACGGCTCCTCGCGGGGCAACGGGACGGGTTCGGCAGCCGCCTGCACGTTGAGGTCGGAGACGTTGGCCACCCGCAGCTCGACCGTCTTGGCCTCCTCGGCCCCCAGGAAGAGGGCTTCGGGCTGCAGCAGGATCAGGTCAGGCGCCCGCCACGCCTTGAGGCGGTAGTTGCCGCCCCGGACCGAGGGGACGTTGAACTGGCCGCCTGCGGCCGTGGTCACGCTGAGGGCCGTCACCTGGTCGCCGACGAAGCGCTCGACCCTCACGGTGGCGTTGGCCACCGCCCCGGCCGGGCCCACGACGGTGCCCGAGATGCGGGCCGTCCCCCCGCCGATCTCGGCCGGCACGGTCGGGTCGGTGCGGGGCCGGCCCGGGATCGTGGTGGTGGTGGTCGTGGTCGTCGTCGTGGTAGCCACCTCGGTGGTGGTCGGCTCCTCGCCCCCGGGGCCTTCGAGGCCGGGCCCTTCGACGGGCGCCACGGCGGTCGTGACGGGCGGGCTGCCCGAAGACGACCGGTCGCAGGCCGAGGTCATCAAGGCGAGGGCGAGGGCGAGGGCGAGGGCCGTGGCCCGGGGCCGGCGGGCGGCTCGCGGCGGGGAGCGCACGAGCGCAGGCGG containing:
- a CDS encoding TrpB-like pyridoxal phosphate-dependent enzyme — translated: MTEVPQAWFNVMPHLPAPLDPPLHPGTRQPVGPDDLAPLFPMALIGQEVTAEPWVDIPGEVLDVLRLWRPTPLRRAYRLEEALGTPAHIWYKDESVSPAGSHKPNTAVAQAFYNKAEGVERLATETGAGQWGSALSFACALFSMECKVYMVRASYDQKPYRRVMMETWGGSVEPSPVDQPGHPGSLGMAISDAVRDAATRDDTHYALGSVLNHVLLHQTVIGIEAKEQLAAAGEDAPSVVIGCCGGGSNLGGIALPFVPDDGVRLVAVEPSSCPTLTAGRFDYDFGDTAGMTPLLAMYTLGHEFVPPPIHAGGLRYHGDSPIISNLVREGRMEAMAYPQAKVFEAAVTWARTQGTIPAPETAHAVRAAIDEALAAKEEGEAKVILFNYSGHGLLDLGAYDDYLHDRLDA
- the trpC gene encoding indole-3-glycerol phosphate synthase TrpC translates to MLAEIVAAHRRAAAEDSRDLDGLLAQVEGAPAVRDFRAALARPGLSVIAEVKRRSPSKGALAPDLDPAEVAEAYAGGGADALSVLTDHDYFGGSPADLAAARHASGLPVLRKDFTVDPRDLADARAMGADAVLLIVAALSDAELVLFSALARELGLAALVEVHDGVELARALDAGATIVGVNQRDLRTFEIDRSLAARLRPSIPPGVVAVAESGIRSAADVADGFDAVLVGESLVTSPDPSTAVRELKGGR
- a CDS encoding winged helix-turn-helix domain-containing protein; amino-acid sequence: MLAAGEVEVDTGRREARVGGEVVALATREFDLLRYLAENAGLALSRQQILDAVWGAGWFGDERTVDVHVRQLRKKLGPALPLATVWGVGYRLG
- a CDS encoding HAMP domain-containing sensor histidine kinase gives rise to the protein MRRRITSTMVGVVAASLLVAMLGTALLVRRQARADTAADLRRQATAIAQRLEDVQRPQVLAALNVALRLDDLRVVCFGAACRPGPVGTGELPAGLSRDDVDLDRLRAGETVSGRRGTLAFATAGARTEARPGSGEALLVVVLTRRVDASLPGGLWFVGVAALTLAAAAAAAADLARRLTRPLREAQAATRRIAAGDLTARVPVVGPAESTRGEADELAALGRSINTMAASLERSRGLERQFLLSVSHDLRTPLTSVRGYAEALAEGRATDPAHAAEVILSEARRLERLVGDLLELARLDARRFGLDLRATDVAEVVADTAEGFRPAAEAAGVALAVHAPASAERASADPDRLAQVVANLVENALKYASSAIEVGCDGRRLWVADDGPGIDPDDLAHVFEPFWRSARPETRPVGTGLGLAIVHELVEAMGGEVAAAASPAGGTQVTVTLRPWA
- a CDS encoding carboxypeptidase-like regulatory domain-containing protein, which codes for MRSPPRAARRPRATALALALALALMTSACDRSSSGSPPVTTAVAPVEGPGLEGPGGEEPTTTEVATTTTTTTTTTTIPGRPRTDPTVPAEIGGGTARISGTVVGPAGAVANATVRVERFVGDQVTALSVTTAAGGQFNVPSVRGGNYRLKAWRAPDLILLQPEALFLGAEEAKTVELRVANVSDLNVQAAAEPVPLPREEPFTVTVTLYSGVVAADGTLSGTSRPQVNVQLVPSAAFGVEGSDRAVTDAAGRASFRARCTTPGTPRADVVIGAVRLPIALPNCPG